One window of Gemmatimonadota bacterium genomic DNA carries:
- a CDS encoding carbon-nitrogen hydrolase family protein, producing MPDKIKIGMLKAMPEKWNVENNWAIFEKQFETQGKDTDVFITPECFLDGYAVTEKNWTAERFAEVAQDVEQSAYIQQVCKMARASRTHIVFGYTEKRAGYFYNAAILVNRAGKIVGTYYKTHLQSHDHRFVRGDDLPVFDLDIGTVGIVICADRRWPESIRTLRLKGAKICLMPTYGMWHEENEWWMRTRSYENQMFVCFTHPNVALITDPHGKVAAKLQSNVPDVLIHKVDLKDASDENHLSDRRPELYRVMGKVDHWSQQPEFSSPTYGGK from the coding sequence ATGCCCGATAAAATCAAAATTGGAATGCTGAAAGCCATGCCCGAAAAATGGAATGTCGAGAACAATTGGGCAATATTTGAAAAACAATTTGAAACACAGGGAAAAGATACAGACGTATTCATAACCCCGGAATGCTTCCTGGACGGATATGCAGTAACCGAAAAAAATTGGACCGCTGAGCGCTTTGCCGAAGTCGCTCAGGACGTCGAGCAAAGCGCGTACATCCAACAGGTATGCAAAATGGCACGCGCATCGCGCACCCACATCGTTTTTGGATACACTGAAAAACGCGCGGGATATTTTTACAATGCCGCTATATTAGTGAACCGCGCGGGAAAAATTGTCGGCACATATTACAAAACGCATCTACAATCGCACGATCACCGTTTTGTGCGCGGCGATGACCTGCCCGTATTCGACCTCGACATTGGCACCGTGGGCATAGTCATTTGCGCGGACCGCCGATGGCCCGAATCGATTCGCACATTGCGGCTCAAAGGCGCAAAAATCTGTCTCATGCCAACCTATGGCATGTGGCATGAAGAAAATGAATGGTGGATGCGCACGCGATCCTATGAAAATCAGATGTTTGTGTGCTTCACGCATCCCAATGTCGCCCTGATCACAGACCCACACGGCAAAGTCGCGGCAAAATTGCAATCCAACGTACCCGACGTGTTAATCCACAAGGTCGATCTCAAAGACGCATCGGATGAAAACCATCTGAGCGACCGGCGCCCCGAACTCTACAGGGTAATGGGAAAAGTTGACCACTGGTCGCAGCAGCCCGAATTTTCATCGCCCACCTACGGAGGGAAATAA
- a CDS encoding Gfo/Idh/MocA family oxidoreductase gives MNTYRAVIVGLTGIGASRPHEPRGPVFGAMPPSHASAYHKHAQTEVVGVCDLRQEVLDDFCERWGDVWPDVNTYTDFREMLDKEQPDLVSVVTSDHAHADITVAAAEGSAQAILCEKPIATTMDDADRMIAAAEANNVPLSIEHTRRWYPSYLQAREMIRSGEMGRLRTIVCDQFGTRAMMFRNGTHMIDMMCFFAEANPEWLVGELEPGFEHFTEYKGDGGHDPATDPYASAYIHFDNDVRAFYNCHKMAFNGSKFSLTCENGRIEISDQKFEVITPQEPRWWSHAAVPVEPYISIRQIGAVSELIHVLENGGTLVSPAREARKTLQIMLGILDSHHAGNLRVNL, from the coding sequence ATGAATACATATCGCGCTGTAATCGTAGGCTTGACAGGCATAGGCGCCAGCCGCCCTCACGAACCGAGAGGACCCGTATTTGGTGCCATGCCACCGTCTCACGCATCGGCCTATCACAAACACGCACAGACAGAAGTCGTCGGCGTATGCGACCTGCGCCAGGAGGTACTGGATGACTTCTGCGAGCGGTGGGGCGACGTCTGGCCCGATGTGAACACATACACAGATTTCAGGGAAATGCTGGACAAAGAGCAACCCGACCTCGTCAGTGTCGTGACATCTGATCACGCACACGCCGATATCACAGTCGCAGCAGCCGAAGGATCCGCACAGGCAATCCTGTGTGAAAAACCCATAGCCACAACCATGGACGACGCCGACCGCATGATCGCAGCAGCCGAGGCAAATAACGTACCGCTCTCGATAGAACACACGCGCCGCTGGTATCCGAGTTATCTACAAGCCCGGGAAATGATCCGATCTGGCGAAATGGGCCGCTTGCGAACCATCGTCTGCGACCAATTCGGAACGCGCGCCATGATGTTCCGCAACGGCACACACATGATCGACATGATGTGCTTCTTTGCCGAGGCAAACCCCGAATGGTTGGTCGGCGAACTGGAACCCGGATTTGAGCACTTCACCGAATACAAAGGCGATGGCGGACACGACCCGGCGACCGATCCTTATGCCTCTGCGTACATCCATTTTGACAATGATGTACGCGCATTTTACAACTGCCACAAAATGGCGTTTAACGGATCGAAATTTTCTCTGACGTGTGAAAATGGACGGATTGAAATCTCAGATCAAAAATTTGAGGTTATTACCCCACAAGAACCGCGCTGGTGGTCGCATGCAGCAGTCCCCGTAGAGCCGTATATATCGATCCGACAAATTGGCGCAGTCTCGGAACTCATCCACGTTTTGGAAAACGGCGGCACACTCGTCTCGCCCGCACGCGAAGCCAGAAAAACACTTCAGATCATGCTCGGCATACTGGACTCCCACCACGCGGGCAATCTGCGCGTTAATCTCTAA
- a CDS encoding helicase-related protein, whose protein sequence is MDMEFSQGQIVILKSDSSVKGAVVEVLPGGNEDRVRVFTEGNIHTYYASQLKAEEQPEDDFQSLSRDQFHAYLTALQIQHPSLSNLYSLNAARVDFIPYQFRPVLRFIRSDRPRLLIADGVGVGKTIEAGLILRELQARRDINSVLIICPRPLVTERKWQNEMKRFDERFTHLNGPILRSCIKEMDLEGVWPQQHQRTILPYSLFDEVLLHGSKRRGRGKSRKGLLDLDPPPRFDLVIVDEAHHIRNQSTYSHQAVRFFCDHAEAAIFLTATPIQLGSHDLFVLLNTLRPDLILDHESFEHMAKPNPFINQAVDYVRTQEQDWTARTIEALDQAAATSWGRAILRDNPEFKRVQRRLAGGHVTADERVQLITDIESLHTFSGIINRTRRRDIGTFTIRKPETVNVPFTASQQQLHYDLLQVQAEIFRRLHGDINVKFMMTTIRRQAASCLYGLAPFLKDILSRHLDELEWDEADDMGSVPSSDTISSIQSQIQAILEKARSLDPYDPKLEALRKIIREKQSLSNNKIMLFSSFRHTLGYLYKHLKANGIRVGMIHGGTPDEERIALRNRFEKPREDSDTLDVLLFSEIGSEGLDYQFCDCIVNYDLPWNPMRVEQRIGRIDRNGQQSETVAIVNLITPGTVDADIYERCLVRIGMFNRALGSSEEILGEITREIKNIAENYSLTEEERRAKLQQLADNKIRLIQEQDKLEQKQIELFGIRFPEDQMEKEIKGASSFWLEPTSLQRLVALYLQRKCGEAHAFILGERPLKTLRLSQDARNILLRDFRQLPRQNTTAYRDWENWLKGGDPHLSITFKSDCAAQHPEAAFVMPLHPLVKQAAKSLDTKERVIVSLKAQTNEVPAGRYEFAIYQWRFQGIRDDLMLKPIASSEALTPHLSHLLEEAVDADDQNESNATVWDELDAHHYKLWSKERTDHQQRNQELAKYRKESLSTSHQARMALLREQLEQANDEKIQRMRQSQIKSATADYNRRIQELDNAIDKADVIAEPVAYGILTIEEA, encoded by the coding sequence ATGGATATGGAATTTTCACAGGGACAAATTGTGATCTTGAAGTCCGATTCTTCTGTGAAGGGAGCGGTTGTTGAGGTATTGCCGGGTGGGAATGAGGATCGGGTTAGGGTTTTTACAGAGGGAAATATCCACACATATTACGCTTCTCAGTTGAAGGCCGAAGAGCAACCCGAAGACGACTTTCAATCTCTTTCGCGCGATCAGTTCCACGCCTACTTGACCGCCCTACAAATACAGCATCCGAGCCTATCAAACTTGTATTCACTCAACGCGGCTCGCGTTGACTTTATACCCTACCAGTTTCGCCCAGTGCTAAGATTCATTCGATCAGACCGTCCGAGACTACTGATCGCAGATGGCGTGGGTGTAGGCAAGACCATTGAGGCTGGATTGATCCTACGGGAGTTGCAAGCCAGACGTGACATCAACTCTGTCCTCATTATATGTCCACGCCCATTGGTGACCGAACGCAAATGGCAGAACGAGATGAAACGATTTGACGAGCGTTTCACTCATCTCAATGGACCTATCTTGAGATCCTGTATCAAGGAAATGGACCTGGAAGGCGTATGGCCCCAACAACACCAGCGAACAATTCTCCCTTACTCGTTATTTGACGAGGTGCTCCTTCACGGTTCAAAAAGAAGGGGTAGAGGAAAAAGCAGAAAAGGTCTGCTGGACTTGGATCCACCTCCACGATTCGACCTTGTGATTGTTGATGAAGCCCACCATATTCGCAATCAGAGTACTTACTCTCATCAAGCCGTGCGATTTTTCTGTGACCACGCCGAAGCCGCAATATTTCTGACCGCCACGCCTATCCAGCTTGGCAGCCATGACTTGTTTGTTCTACTGAACACGCTCCGTCCCGACCTCATCCTGGATCATGAGAGCTTTGAACACATGGCAAAGCCAAACCCATTCATCAACCAAGCTGTGGATTATGTACGTACACAGGAGCAAGATTGGACAGCGCGGACCATAGAAGCCCTTGATCAGGCAGCCGCAACGTCTTGGGGTCGGGCGATTCTCCGCGATAATCCTGAATTTAAGAGGGTCCAAAGACGACTGGCTGGAGGTCATGTTACCGCCGATGAAAGAGTGCAACTCATCACGGATATTGAATCATTGCATACGTTCTCGGGAATTATCAACAGAACGCGACGGCGAGATATCGGCACGTTTACCATTAGAAAACCGGAAACCGTCAACGTTCCATTTACCGCTTCACAGCAACAACTTCACTACGACTTGCTCCAGGTACAAGCAGAGATATTCCGTAGGCTCCATGGGGATATCAACGTCAAGTTCATGATGACCACGATCCGTCGGCAAGCCGCGAGTTGTTTGTATGGATTAGCTCCTTTTCTCAAGGATATTTTAAGTCGCCATCTCGACGAATTAGAATGGGACGAAGCCGACGATATGGGATCTGTCCCATCAAGCGATACCATTAGTTCCATCCAGTCGCAAATCCAAGCAATTCTCGAGAAGGCACGATCTCTTGATCCCTATGATCCGAAGCTGGAGGCCCTTCGCAAAATTATCCGGGAAAAACAGAGCCTGTCCAACAACAAAATCATGCTATTTAGTAGCTTTCGACACACACTTGGCTATCTTTATAAACATCTCAAAGCTAATGGCATTCGCGTCGGTATGATTCACGGCGGGACGCCCGATGAAGAGCGAATTGCTCTTCGGAACCGTTTTGAGAAGCCGCGGGAGGATAGCGACACTCTCGATGTCTTATTGTTTTCGGAAATCGGTAGCGAAGGATTAGACTACCAGTTTTGCGATTGTATTGTGAATTATGATCTGCCGTGGAATCCAATGCGCGTTGAACAGCGAATTGGTCGTATTGACCGCAACGGCCAGCAAAGTGAGACCGTCGCCATTGTCAATTTGATCACTCCCGGAACAGTTGACGCAGACATTTATGAGCGTTGTCTTGTGCGCATAGGCATGTTCAATCGTGCTCTTGGAAGTAGCGAAGAAATACTCGGGGAAATCACCAGAGAGATCAAAAATATCGCGGAAAATTATTCCTTGACCGAAGAGGAACGAAGGGCCAAGTTGCAACAGTTGGCAGATAACAAGATCCGATTGATACAAGAACAAGACAAACTGGAACAGAAGCAGATAGAGCTCTTCGGTATCCGCTTCCCTGAAGATCAGATGGAGAAAGAAATTAAAGGTGCCTCAAGCTTTTGGTTAGAGCCGACTTCCCTGCAAAGACTCGTCGCGCTCTATCTACAGCGAAAATGCGGGGAGGCTCATGCCTTTATTCTTGGGGAGAGGCCCTTAAAAACGCTTCGTCTTTCACAAGATGCACGCAATATTCTATTGCGCGATTTTCGGCAACTTCCCCGACAGAACACGACGGCCTATCGCGATTGGGAGAATTGGCTAAAGGGCGGAGACCCTCACTTGTCCATAACCTTTAAATCGGACTGCGCTGCTCAGCATCCCGAGGCTGCTTTCGTTATGCCGCTCCATCCTTTGGTAAAACAGGCGGCGAAGTCATTGGATACGAAGGAACGAGTCATCGTAAGTCTGAAGGCACAGACCAATGAAGTACCTGCTGGTCGTTATGAGTTTGCCATTTATCAGTGGCGATTCCAGGGCATCAGGGATGATTTAATGCTCAAGCCAATTGCTTCATCAGAGGCCTTAACACCACACTTAAGCCATCTTCTTGAGGAAGCAGTGGATGCAGATGATCAGAACGAAAGCAACGCTACCGTGTGGGATGAATTAGACGCTCATCATTACAAGTTGTGGTCCAAAGAACGCACAGATCATCAGCAACGGAATCAGGAGTTAGCGAAGTACCGCAAAGAGAGCCTGTCAACGAGCCACCAGGCACGCATGGCACTTCTTAGAGAACAGCTTGAACAGGCAAATGACGAAAAAATACAAAGAATGCGCCAATCCCAGATCAAGAGCGCAACCGCCGACTACAATAGACGCATCCAGGAATTGGACAATGCTATAGATAAAGCGGATGTTATCGCTGAGCCTGTGGCGTATGGAATCTTAACCATAGAAGAGGCATAA
- a CDS encoding Gfo/Idh/MocA family oxidoreductase, which produces MYRIGLIGNRAHQNSYGPIWHEREDCKIVAAAEHHEGKGKALSQLYGLEVSQDYDAVLEDPNVDIVSICTDFYLKRTLIKKALDCGKHVLVDKAIARTVVEARELVDTVAGASNKVLLTYPTRFSPAMIRLKEALDRSEYGHISAYAHNSVKQFFGDLMAYVSYPTPAVQNGGGELMNLGSHTVDALLWFFGMPNRVSCQMQNLYFEEYAQFGTEDIATLWCEYPDFTATLTAGRSKAQSEDATFDCVNITGEGAWVQVDRMGYSVNGKLVDTPPPRAAGLAACVTHLIDCIEQDTTPVTSAEDGLSVALLTTAAYQAAHTGEPVTLPLQNEQHPLIAAEDHIVNRLLD; this is translated from the coding sequence ATGTATCGCATTGGACTCATTGGCAATCGGGCGCACCAGAACAGTTACGGCCCGATCTGGCATGAACGAGAAGATTGCAAAATCGTCGCAGCGGCAGAGCACCACGAAGGCAAAGGCAAGGCCCTATCTCAACTCTACGGCCTTGAGGTCTCACAAGACTACGACGCAGTCCTGGAAGACCCAAACGTGGATATCGTCTCCATCTGCACGGACTTTTATCTCAAACGCACCCTGATCAAAAAAGCACTCGACTGTGGCAAACACGTACTGGTCGATAAAGCCATCGCGCGAACCGTTGTCGAAGCCAGAGAATTGGTCGATACTGTCGCCGGCGCATCAAATAAAGTCCTGTTAACCTATCCCACGCGATTTTCGCCCGCGATGATAAGACTCAAAGAAGCCCTTGACCGGAGCGAATACGGACATATCTCCGCGTATGCCCACAACAGCGTAAAACAATTTTTTGGCGACCTCATGGCTTATGTAAGCTATCCGACGCCAGCCGTGCAAAATGGCGGGGGTGAACTGATGAATTTGGGCAGCCATACCGTGGATGCCCTGCTCTGGTTTTTTGGCATGCCCAACAGGGTGAGTTGCCAAATGCAAAATCTCTACTTTGAGGAATACGCGCAATTTGGCACAGAAGACATCGCCACACTCTGGTGTGAATATCCCGATTTCACGGCAACACTCACCGCGGGAAGGTCAAAGGCGCAAAGCGAGGATGCCACATTCGACTGCGTCAACATCACGGGCGAAGGCGCGTGGGTTCAGGTAGATCGCATGGGATATTCCGTCAACGGAAAACTCGTCGATACACCACCGCCCAGAGCAGCGGGATTGGCGGCCTGTGTGACACATCTCATCGACTGCATCGAACAAGACACAACACCCGTCACCAGTGCAGAAGACGGACTATCAGTAGCCCTGCTCACAACAGCCGCCTATCAAGCCGCACATACAGGCGAACCCGTCACCTTGCCCTTGCAAAATGAGCAACACCCCCTCATCGCTGCAGAAGACCACATCGTCAACCGTTTACTGGATTAA
- a CDS encoding ornithine cyclodeaminase family protein has translation MTDKHRIECLFLSQEDLLQAGCLDIRLAMSAAENAMLAYQKNDILFPEKVVQIFNEDTQDRINCLPATLLPEKICGAKWVSVFPFNPEKYGQQNLSAVFILSEIEKGYPIAFMDGTLCSNMRVGAMGGIAARHFARPDSTSIAFIGAGEQAKMHLIAMKTVFPGLEECRVSAKHDHEEQQFIDEMATLFRDMRFSAAHTNAQRAIEGADILVTATSAQAPLLKAAWIKPGTFYSHIGGWEDEYDVAGQCDKIVCDDWETVKHRTQTLSRMYKDGQLSDEDIYANLVEVVSGEKGGRETPEERAYFNAVGLAYVDVAIAYAMYQRAREAGKGRMSSIQETMIFQHENLSDWIRL, from the coding sequence ATGACGGATAAGCATCGCATCGAATGTCTCTTTCTCTCTCAAGAAGACCTCCTGCAAGCCGGATGCCTGGACATACGGCTTGCCATGAGCGCGGCTGAAAACGCCATGCTCGCCTACCAAAAAAACGACATCCTTTTTCCAGAAAAAGTAGTTCAGATTTTCAATGAAGACACCCAGGATCGCATTAACTGCCTGCCGGCAACCCTCTTGCCCGAAAAGATATGCGGAGCTAAGTGGGTATCCGTATTCCCGTTCAATCCCGAGAAATACGGACAGCAGAATCTCTCTGCGGTCTTCATCCTATCCGAGATCGAGAAAGGCTACCCCATCGCCTTTATGGACGGCACCCTGTGCTCGAATATGCGCGTGGGTGCGATGGGTGGCATTGCCGCCAGGCATTTCGCAAGACCGGATTCCACGAGCATTGCCTTCATTGGAGCAGGGGAACAGGCCAAGATGCACTTGATCGCCATGAAAACGGTGTTTCCAGGCCTTGAGGAGTGCCGGGTCTCTGCCAAGCATGACCACGAAGAGCAACAGTTCATCGACGAAATGGCGACACTCTTTCGAGACATGCGTTTTTCCGCCGCCCACACAAATGCACAGCGGGCCATAGAGGGTGCCGATATTCTCGTCACAGCCACGAGCGCACAAGCCCCGCTTCTCAAAGCGGCATGGATAAAGCCTGGCACTTTCTACAGCCATATCGGCGGCTGGGAAGACGAATATGACGTGGCGGGACAATGCGATAAAATTGTGTGCGATGATTGGGAAACCGTAAAGCACAGAACGCAAACGCTCAGTCGTATGTATAAGGACGGACAACTCTCGGACGAGGACATCTACGCAAACCTCGTCGAAGTCGTCTCCGGTGAAAAAGGAGGAAGGGAGACCCCCGAAGAACGGGCCTACTTCAACGCAGTTGGCCTGGCCTATGTCGATGTCGCTATTGCTTATGCGATGTATCAACGAGCAAGAGAAGCGGGAAAGGGACGGATGTCGAGCATCCAGGAGACCATGATCTTCCAGCACGAGAACCTATCAGATTGGATCCGGCTGTGA